The nucleotide window TTGCAGGGCTTCTCCCATGGTGATAATCCtgttaaaaacataaataagtcaacaaaatttagaaaactaataaaaagCAAGCAAgattatctttttattacttGGAAGGAAATTTGAACCTTTTCATAAGCCTCGTCTTCCATTCCATCATCAAGCTGATCATTTTCCTCTTTCTCTTCCTCCTCTTCGAAGTCATCTTCCAAAACACTCTTTCTAGGCTCCAGTGCACCAATGGTCTCAAGATTCCATCTATTTGCAAGAAGAAATGAGCCACACACAAAATTTGCATTGTATTTATGGAGACAACTTCATATCTgcttaaataaaagaaatgataacAAGCAGCCATCTCATTTCTtccaaaatcaagaaaaaaaaatagtccctttcttttatttttctaataataaactatataatttgtattaaattagTAAAAGGTGAGAATATACAATGATGAATCCAGTGTCCAAGAAAATGTAGAAGGAAGACAGTTTTCTAGATCGTTTGTAGTGAGAAATCATCCCTCCACCTTACAAGATAAACCACAAACCATAAAAATTAACTTAGGAACCTTTTCAATTGAGatgaatagagaaaaaaaagagtcCCTTGAAACTCCTTAGGAACTGAAGCTCAAAGAAGAAAAACGTAAACTGTGTGCCATAACTCGTGACTTTTGTCTTCTTTTATCTCATCAAAAATCAAATAGTCACTTTGTAGCCAAGTCACCCAAAGACATACTTCACACTGCTATTACTAGTTTGTTTCTCTTCTACATAGCCTGCTACACAACCCACTACAAAAACTTGTTTATAATTCACTACATTCATAAGCCAGAACACAACTTtcacaacagaaaaataaatcaacataTAACATACCTTTTCTTAATGCGAGGCAAAGCAATGTCACATGAGTAATCTATTGTCAGAAGTTCATCAATTACCTCATCCACATGAGTCAAAGAAAAATCTAATTCAAGTTAAGAAAACAATAAGAACATATCAGTCAGCATCCATCTGTGAATGAAAAACAAGGaaaccaaaaacacaaaattaagttaacaaaattgaaactTACTTCCATCTGCTAACTTTCGTCTCAACTTTCTATAGTCATTGTACAATGGCTCAAGGTAACGATAGATATCAACATCAGTCCCAGTAAGTCGCAAATAAAAGGCTCCCAGAACACGAACATACCTGCAGCcaatatacacacacaaatcCAAATAAACTAAATATAGGGGACACACAGGTCACAAAAATTTCATTACCAATTGATTGAAAGTTAAATCAGTAAAATGCAAGTAAATAAAGTTGAGTCTGGCCAATGATATTCAAAACTcctaaaaattaaacaaacaaaaaacttTAGCAAATGTACAACATCACAGCatcacattttttattactagtTAACACTAAAGATAAATGGGTTTAAATAAAGATGTGACTTTgttattagaaaaaaagaaatttcacgTAACCTAATCttataaaacctaaaaacataaaggaaaaaaaaaggagaaaactaGCTACCACGTAATATCACAAGATCGAAGTTTTTGCCCTTGATTGACTTTTAATGTCAAATGGATTaaatattttcagaaaaaaaattgcGATTAGGtcattaaaatatgaaaacttaaGTAAGTTCATTGCAAGATTTACTTGTAATCGTCGTTTTTGATGAACTCAACGACGATATCTTTCTCCGGCTGGATTTGAAGCATTTTCATGATGAGACACATGAAGGGTGTTGGTTTCCGGTTGCCGCCGAAGGTTCCGCCAAGGTGGTCGAGTTCCATAGCTTTGTCAACGAGCGTCTCCGCCGTCAATCCGAAACATTGTTCCTTCCAGTACGTGTTCTGATATATCTTTGATCGTACGATCTTTTCCACCAAGTTTTGAGGGTTCGTTCCTCTGATGCTCTTCGCTGCTGGGTCCGTACGGTTCGCCATTTTTGTCGCACAACTCAGACAGGACGAAAGGCTTAGGGATTTTACAGGCGAGAGATTATCAGGTGAAGTTTAAAACGCTGCACTGCGTACAGTACAGCGagattttattgttaattggTCGTTtacgaatttgtaatttttatgaaatgaaaAAGCCCAATAACATTAACCCCATATTTAGGGTAGGCCCATCAAGTTTTACTGAGTTTCCAAAACTCATATTTAcgatatttaaaaaacttaaaaccttatttatagattaatttttattaaaaaaataaaaataaaattattattttattaataatattaaaaatatataaaatttatcttattttgctcttgaaattttaaaaactgataacTTCACTCATGtctttctaattttcaaaaataataattttcttctaaaaccTAAGGTTTCTTGAGATGACCTTCAATCCATAAATCTTCAACCACCTTCATCTCTCTAGAGCTTTTAGAAAGTGCGTCTTTGTTGATTCCAAAAGAATGGACGAAGACTCGCCTTCATTGATTTAGACGAATTGACACATCTTCTTATGCCAGATAGTGAAAATCTGGTGGCTGGAGATAGTGGGTTAAAGCGTCATTGTCAGTGACCAAagaatgtttgaaaaaaaaaccctagattttaaagaaaaaaatgtcattaagttaaaaaatttaggaaatgatgaagttattagtttttaaaactttgagggaataataaataaattttatattttttaatattattagtaaaataacgattttattcttatctctaacaaaaaattttaatagtagttGGCTCATAGGTaggactttgagtttttcaaatctcgCATGTGCGACCACCTTATCTCTCGAGACCTTCTAGAAGTGCGTCTTCGTTGATTTTAGAAGAATTGACAAAGACTTGTCTTCATTGATTCAGACAAATTGACACATCTTCTAGCGTTAGAGAGTGAAGATCTGGTGATTGGAGATAGTGGGTTAAAGTGTCATTGTCAGCGACTGGagaatgtttgaaaaataaactctaggttttgaagaaaaaaatattggttttgaagaaaaaaatgtcatttttgaagttgttagtttttaaaactttgaatggacaatcatttatatattttaatattattagtaaaataacgattttattcttatctctaacaaaaaattttaatagtagttGACTCATAAGTaggactttgagtttttcaaatttcgtaGGTACAACTTTGAAAATGCACTAAAACTTGTGTAGGAAATAATCCTTCAACCTTTAAGGTATTTACTTCTCACAAGGGATGAATTTGAAGAGAGTTTGATTCGGTTTAGGGAGTCAAGCTTCAGTTCAACTATAATACTAGATCAAACTTGGCTCTGTATTATtatcaagtgaaaaaaaatcaaaatgacatattttttatacatattagtaAAACGTCTTTTTAGTCAATACAAATcgaactttttcaaacttatagaCTTGAAGAGttgaatatttcaaagttttaactcaaatttgaaaatataatttttaggctcaaacttaaacttaatctagatttaaataagtttattttgaaCTCATTCAAAATAATCTAACAAATGGATTTGAATCAATTCCACTCAAATTTACTTGTTCTATgcataaagtttgaaaaaattaaatgttaaccCAATTGAACAAATTGATGATATTAACATGATgccaaaataacataattaatatttaaaacaaattttaatgatataacATCAACATGacaatataatcatatttaccTGATCCAATCTCGAGCAATCTAATCTAATAACTCATACTAGTTTTAACTATAACTACTTTATACCAGACACTGGTTCCTGATCAGACTAGCAGATAAAATCTGATCCGGATTTTAAAACAGCCTTAAACCCATATGAGTTTTTTGTGCATAAATACCGTTTATCTCTTCAAGTATAAcaacatttattaaataaattaaggatcccattgcaaataaaataactataacACAGTTTCAACATTAATATACAATACAACATCTCCATGATCTTGTCTTCCTCAAGACCTCCAAAGGAATCATAACtactaaaaattatgtttattagaatataaacaaaataattcacAGGAAACACTTCTAAGAACActcagaaattaaaaataacaaaaaaacaaatagaatgTAAACTAGGACAACCAAGTATACAAGAATGTGCATATCTAACAAATTAATGTACTACCGTACCTTTGATTTGATTCATATGGGCCGACTACTTAAATCTAATAATCTACACACATTTAGATACAAATTCTTCATTTTATCTTTGCAATTGATCCGGTGTGTGGTTGCTTGTGGTTGATGACGATGTTGTCCTAACATTCAGTATCCCATTATCAAGAGGCGGAGACACTCCCCACTTCCCCTCTGATTCCACAGGCTCCAATACTTTAACCGATCCATCTGTCAATCCGACTGCAAATTGGTTGGGTTCGATTGGATGTGCAGCAACTACAACCGGGTACACAGCTTGGCTTCTGTAAGTTAGCAAACCAGTTACAAAATGTTAATTCAAGTAATGTTGTTAATGTAATCTAGGAAGTTGCATGATTAAGCAATGGTGCCTCAACTTACCCACTCAAGACTGATGTGGATGTATATGCCGACAGAGCAATTTGGCATCTCAGCCTGAGGGTGTCAGCATCGAACACACCAATGTTACCATCACAAAAGGTAGCGAAAACTAACTGGCTATGACATGAGTATGTTGCACAAGATATGGGTGCAGATAACATGTCCTGTGGTACCCACTGCAATGAAGAAATGCATATGAATATCGTCAATTTGTAGGTAGCAATATATGGTTTGATATTCAAGTCAACTACATACCTGCCGGATTCTTTCCATCTTGGAGGCATCATATATTGCTAGTTGTGTCTCATGAACTACAAGTATGCGGATCTGATCAGTATGGAAATGTACTCGCGTGTCACCATTGGGTGCCTTTCCAGATGGAATTTGGATTGCAATTGATTTCCTCTTCTCCCATGTATCAATGCTCCATACACAGAGCTGTAGAAAATAGTTTGCATTTAGACTCAACATTAAAGGCTGTACAGGAAACAAAAATTTGCAAAGCAAGCAAGCATTAGTTTAAGCACCTAGATGTATGTTCCCTGGCAAAATCTTCACAATACACCAATGACTATCATAATCAAAGAATTCATTACAAATAATCATACTTGTGATCCATAGTTTAGggaaaaaaacatttgaaatatGTCCTTTCTAACATACTTGAACAGAATTGGATTGTTGATatgaaaaggagaaagaatTTTGACAATAAACCAACATATGGAAAACATCTTCATACTATTGGTGGTTTATGAAGCAAATAAACAGAACATGTGATAAACAAGCTCTCAAGCAGATGATGACTTGCTCCACTGGGGTTATTACTATATGACCAAAGAAAATCTGGTTGCACTTACTTGAGCATCAGCACCTGATGAAACCAAAATATTAAGATTGGTGGAGAAGGCTAAACCAGTTATACGCTTCTGGTGGCCCTTCAATTTTGATTTCACCTCATCCACTCGAACATTATATATGTGGATAGTTGAATCATCCATCCCAATGGCTATGATGTTATTATCCTGGGGGTGGAATGCTAGGAAGGTTGAAGCAGGGGGGGGTAACATGAAAGTTGTCATTACCTGCGAAGCAAACAAGTCATTAAGAGCTAAATTGCCAAgacaaactaaaattaatagaacATACAAGCGCAAGCATACCTTAAATGTCATCATGTTGAACAATGAAACCTTCCCACCAGTAGCTGACATTACATAAGAGTCATTCTTAGATAATGCTATGCATGGGACTGCTTCTTCAAGGTTGACAACTGTGACATCATTAGTCATAAGAAGACCACTGCTTGGTAGCCAATGCTGTGGGACAACACTGGCAGTGGCCTTTAAACACAAACTGACTTGAGAAATCTTTTAACCATAGAAAATCCAGTTATACATATactaataattaaagttttctaataattttctttagagCAGGGACCAGATGAAAGACAATACATTACCTTTCCACTTGGATTCTGTTCAGTACGGGGCCACTTCCATAGCTTCTGGACACCATTTGAGCCAAGTGCCAAAATGCCACCACCAGAATTTGTATATAGAAGCCTAACAGCCTGGGTACAAATGTAACCACTTAAGGACCAAAAGACAAACATTTTtgcaatatgaaaaaataaaaagccaGATGAAATTAACACCTTGCAGGATGATTCTGTGCTCTCTGGCAGGGTAACTAAACGGCACTGGCCACTATCCACAATTTCAGCCAACTGCCAAGGTTTGGCTTTATCAATTACATCATCTACACTCCTTGGTTTTTCCATGCTTCTACTTGCAGGATCAACTCCATTCTAAAGTGAAAATAATTACAGAAATGAATTGACCAGTTTGCCGAAGCTAAAATTAgcagaaaataaatttgaagcTAGAAAACACAACAAAGCACAAGGGAAAATTCATTCACTAGGTAGAAAGTAACATGTTCCTGGTATAATAGGAAATGCACCTATAGAGCATGCTCCCTGAATAAACAAACAGGGGTACACCGTgatagaaattcaaaaattagtataaagtgaaaaaaaaatgactTGATATCAGTACCCTTGCAGAGTAATCAATATTCCAGAACTAGTAATGCCTATTTAAAGTACATTAGATACACAGCAGGAAATGAACCAGTAGAGTTGGTGCTCAAATCATgcaacaaacaaacaattttcTGAAAGGAgtaagaaaatcaaattaaaagtaaGTATAGAGCTAACATACAATGATGGGAGAAGGTCTGACAGGAGAGCTCCTTTCAACTTTACAATTGACAGGACTAACACTTGAAACAGCAGAATTGGCAGAAACCTAGCCAACAGACAGTATTCAGAACACAACAGATGTCAGGATGTGATTATTAAACCAAACAAGTCAAAAAATTTGTTCTAACCTTAACAGCAGATTCAATAGGCCCTCTCAGTGCTTCAAAAGGTGGGTTTTCAACTGCTCTTAAAGATCTATGACCTAGAGCATTAGTGAGTATCTTGAATCCATTGTCTGCAGTAGTAACAGCTAGCAGATTTCCATCCTTACTGAACCTTAATCTTGGAAGACTCTGATAAAAATGAATGTGATGATGTAAGTGCCAAAACTAGAAGTTGAAATCTTTTCAAAGAGGAGCCAGAATATCAACAGTATTAACTCACTGGGAGTCCACCCTCTGCGTCTGCGCTAGCAAGAACATTGACATTGTCCATATCCCAAAACTTTATCTGGCTATCTTCACCAACAGCCAAAAAGTGATTTTGTGTAGTATCAAACTGTACTACACCGGTAGATTTCTTTCTAAACCCAACATATGTCCTCTTTATTGTTCCTTCACTTTCATTCCACTCAACAAGGAATGAGTCTCCTTCTTTACTAGTCCCACAAGAAAACAATCTGAAATAAAGATAATATGAAGACATGaacatcattattttaaaaagaactatatgaaaataaatatgaatatagaATATAATAAGTCTTggagaaaatgattaaaaatcaGTTTCACAACTCCCAAATTtctatgaaaaattttcaactttataCATCTTACCTACTTCCATCAGCACTGTAAAGCATAGTTGTACACCAGTGGCCAGGAGCATCATAATCGACTCTGGAGCCCATATTGTCATACAGCCAGGCCTTTATTTTCCCATCAAGAGCTGTTGAAAATATGAACTGcagatttaaaattgaaaacttaAGCCAATGAAGCATGTCTTTAAAAGTATTTGAAAGAGACCCAGTAAATAATCCCAATTCTTAATAGCAGTAACCGGTCATACACATCTGCACATCCATGCAGTTAACAAATGCAGGCATAActattttattgacaaaataataatgctgtattagatatatataaatcgaacgtgaaagagaaagagagaacaGTGACACTGacaatcaaatattcaaaagaaaattccattaaataaaataaaagcttaTGATAGATGTGTCTCCATTAGAGAATAAGACACTAGTAACAACCAAAGTCACAGgctttaacttaaattaaacagaTATACATGTCTTACATTTGATAAATATCACAAAGCACATGAAGAAAAAACCAATAACCTTTTCCATTGCCTGGCATACCTGAATGTTTTCTTTATGATGAGGACAGATGGAA belongs to Mangifera indica cultivar Alphonso chromosome 2, CATAS_Mindica_2.1, whole genome shotgun sequence and includes:
- the LOC123208865 gene encoding topless-related protein 3-like isoform X6; the encoded protein is MSSLSRELVFLILQFLEEEKFKESVHKLEKESGFYFNMKYFDEKVQAGEWDEVEKYLSGFTKVDDNRYSMKIFFEIRKQKYLEALDRQDKAKAVEILVTDLKVFSTFNEELYKEITQLLTLSNFRENEQLSKYGDTKTARSIMLIELKKLIEANPLFRDKLTFPSLKSSRLRTLINQSLNWQHQLCKNPRPNPDIKTLFTDHTCTPPNGPLAPTPVNLPVAAVAKPASYTSLGAHNPFPPTAGPANSSALAGWMANPSAPSSVQASVVTASSIPLAQNQVSVLKHPRTPPTNPGMVDYPEHEQFMKRLRPTPSIEEVTYPTSRQQTWSLDDLPRTVAVTLHQGSTVTSMDFHPTHQTLLLVGSNNGEITLWELAMRDRLVSKPFKIWDMASLPYQASIVKDAQISVSRVAWSPDGNFVGMCHLMRITHFEMPSLYLTGFLAAGAAFTKHLIQLYTYAGSNELRQHLQIDAHVGGVNDLAFAHPNKQLCVVTCGDDKIIKVWDLSGRKLFNFEGHEAPVYSICPHHKENIQFIFSTALDGKIKAWLYDNMGSRVDYDAPGHWCTTMLYSADGSRLFSCGTSKEGDSFLVEWNESEGTIKRTYVGFRKKSTGVVQFDTTQNHFLAVGEDSQIKFWDMDNVNVLASADAEGGLPSLPRLRFSKDGNLLAVTTADNGFKILTNALGHRSLRAVENPPFEALRGPIESAVKVSANSAVSSVSPVNCKVERSSPVRPSPIINGVDPASRSMEKPRSVDDVIDKAKPWQLAEIVDSGQCRLVTLPESTESSCKAVRLLYTNSGGGILALGSNGVQKLWKWPRTEQNPSGKATASVVPQHWLPSSGLLMTNDVTVVNLEEAVPCIALSKNDSYVMSATGGKVSLFNMMTFKVMTTFMLPPPASTFLAFHPQDNNIIAIGMDDSTIHIYNVRVDEVKSKLKGHQKRITGLAFSTNLNILVSSGADAQLCVWSIDTWEKRKSIAIQIPSGKAPNGDTRVHFHTDQIRILVVHETQLAIYDASKMERIRQWVPQDMLSAPISCATYSCHSQLVFATFCDGNIGVFDADTLRLRCQIALSAYTSTSVLSGSQAVYPVVVAAHPIEPNQFAVGLTDGSVKVLEPVESEGKWGVSPPLDNGILNVRTTSSSTTSNHTPDQLQR
- the LOC123208865 gene encoding topless-related protein 3-like isoform X5, with product MSSLSRELVFLILQFLEEEKFKESVHKENEQLSKYGDTKTARSIMLIELKKLIEANPLFRDKLTFPSLKSSRLRTLINQSLNWQHQLCKNPRPNPDIKTLFTDHTCTPPNGPLAPTPVNLPVAAVAKPASYTSLGAHNPFPPTAGPANSSALAGWMANPSAPSSVQASVVTASSIPLAQNQVSVLKHPRTPPTNPGMVDYPEHEQFMKRLRPTPSIEEVTYPTSRQQTWSLDDLPRTVAVTLHQGSTVTSMDFHPTHQTLLLVGSNNGEITLWELAMRDRLVSKPFKIWDMASLPYQASIVKDAQISVSRVAWSPDGNFVGAAFTKHLIQLYTYAGSNELRQHLQIDAHVGGVNDLAFAHPNKQLCVVTCGDDKIIKVWDLSGRKLFNFEGHEAPVYSICPHHKENIQFIFSTALDGKIKAWLYDNMGSRVDYDAPGHWCTTMLYSADGSRLFSCGTSKEGDSFLVEWNESEGTIKRTYVGFRKKSTGVVQFDTTQNHFLAVGEDSQIKFWDMDNVNVLASADAEGGLPSLPRLRFSKDGNLLAVTTADNGFKILTNALGHRSLRAVENPPFEALRGPIESAVKVSANSAVSSVSPVNCKVERSSPVRPSPIINGVDPASRSMEKPRSVDDVIDKAKPWQLAEIVDSGQCRLVTLPESTESSCKAVRLLYTNSGGGILALGSNGVQKLWKWPRTEQNPSGKISQVSLCLKATASVVPQHWLPSSGLLMTNDVTVVNLEEAVPCIALSKNDSYVMSATGGKVSLFNMMTFKVMTTFMLPPPASTFLAFHPQDNNIIAIGMDDSTIHIYNVRVDEVKSKLKGHQKRITGLAFSTNLNILVSSGADAQLCVWSIDTWEKRKSIAIQIPSGKAPNGDTRVHFHTDQIRILVVHETQLAIYDASKMERIRQWVPQDMLSAPISCATYSCHSQLVFATFCDGNIGVFDADTLRLRCQIALSAYTSTSVLSGSQAVYPVVVAAHPIEPNQFAVGLTDGSVKVLEPVESEGKWGVSPPLDNGILNVRTTSSSTTSNHTPDQLQR
- the LOC123208865 gene encoding topless-related protein 3-like isoform X3; amino-acid sequence: MSSLSRELVFLILQFLEEEKFKESVHKLEKESGFYFNMKYFDEKVQAGEWDEVEKYLSGFTKVDDNRYSMKIFFEIRKQKYLEALDRQDKAKAVEILVTDLKVFSTFNEELYKEITQLLTLSNFRENEQLSKYGDTKTARSIMLIELKKLIEANPLFRDKLTFPSLKSSRLRTLINQSLNWQHQLCKNPRPNPDIKTLFTDHTCTPPNGPLAPTPVNLPVAAVAKPASYTSLGAHNPFPPTAGPANSSALAGWMANPSAPSSVQASVVTASSIPLAQNQVLKHPRTPPTNPGMVDYPEHEQFMKRLRPTPSIEEVTYPTSRQQTWSLDDLPRTVAVTLHQGSTVTSMDFHPTHQTLLLVGSNNGEITLWELAMRDRLVSKPFKIWDMASLPYQASIVKDAQISVSRVAWSPDGNFVGAAFTKHLIQLYTYAGSNELRQHLQIDAHVGGVNDLAFAHPNKQLCVVTCGDDKIIKVWDLSGRKLFNFEGHEAPVYSICPHHKENIQFIFSTALDGKIKAWLYDNMGSRVDYDAPGHWCTTMLYSADGSRLFSCGTSKEGDSFLVEWNESEGTIKRTYVGFRKKSTGVVQFDTTQNHFLAVGEDSQIKFWDMDNVNVLASADAEGGLPSLPRLRFSKDGNLLAVTTADNGFKILTNALGHRSLRAVENPPFEALRGPIESAVKVSANSAVSSVSPVNCKVERSSPVRPSPIINGVDPASRSMEKPRSVDDVIDKAKPWQLAEIVDSGQCRLVTLPESTESSCKAVRLLYTNSGGGILALGSNGVQKLWKWPRTEQNPSGKISQVSLCLKATASVVPQHWLPSSGLLMTNDVTVVNLEEAVPCIALSKNDSYVMSATGGKVSLFNMMTFKVMTTFMLPPPASTFLAFHPQDNNIIAIGMDDSTIHIYNVRVDEVKSKLKGHQKRITGLAFSTNLNILVSSGADAQLCVWSIDTWEKRKSIAIQIPSGKAPNGDTRVHFHTDQIRILVVHETQLAIYDASKMERIRQWVPQDMLSAPISCATYSCHSQLVFATFCDGNIGVFDADTLRLRCQIALSAYTSTSVLSGSQAVYPVVVAAHPIEPNQFAVGLTDGSVKVLEPVESEGKWGVSPPLDNGILNVRTTSSSTTSNHTPDQLQR
- the LOC123208865 gene encoding topless-related protein 3-like isoform X2; amino-acid sequence: MSSLSRELVFLILQFLEEEKFKESVHKLEKESGFYFNMKYFDEKVQAGEWDEVEKYLSGFTKVDDNRYSMKIFFEIRKQKYLEALDRQDKAKAVEILVTDLKVFSTFNEELYKEITQLLTLSNFRENEQLSKYGDTKTARSIMLIELKKLIEANPLFRDKLTFPSLKSSRLRTLINQSLNWQHQLCKNPRPNPDIKTLFTDHTCTPPNGPLAPTPVNLPVAAVAKPASYTSLGAHNPFPPTAGPANSSALAGWMANPSAPSSVQASVVTASSIPLAQNQVSVLKHPRTPPTNPGMVDYPEHEQFMKRLRPTPSIEEVTYPTSRQQTWSLDDLPRTVAVTLHQGSTVTSMDFHPTHQTLLLVGSNNGEITLWELAMRDRLVSKPFKIWDMASLPYQASIVKDAQISVSRVAWSPDGNFVGAAFTKHLIQLYTYAGSNELRQHLQIDAHVGGVNDLAFAHPNKQLCVVTCGDDKIIKVWDLSGRKLFNFEGHEAPVYSICPHHKENIQFIFSTALDGKIKAWLYDNMGSRVDYDAPGHWCTTMLYSADGSRLFSCGTSKEGDSFLVEWNESEGTIKRTYVGFRKKSTGVVQFDTTQNHFLAVGEDSQIKFWDMDNVNVLASADAEGGLPSLPRLRFSKDGNLLAVTTADNGFKILTNALGHRSLRAVENPPFEALRGPIESAVKVSANSAVSSVSPVNCKVERSSPVRPSPIINGVDPASRSMEKPRSVDDVIDKAKPWQLAEIVDSGQCRLVTLPESTESSCKAVRLLYTNSGGGILALGSNGVQKLWKWPRTEQNPSGKISQVSLCLKATASVVPQHWLPSSGLLMTNDVTVVNLEEAVPCIALSKNDSYVMSATGGKVSLFNMMTFKVMTTFMLPPPASTFLAFHPQDNNIIAIGMDDSTIHIYNVRVDEVKSKLKGHQKRITGLAFSTNLNILVSSGADAQLCVWSIDTWEKRKSIAIQIPSGKAPNGDTRVHFHTDQIRILVVHETQLAIYDASKMERIRQWVPQDMLSAPISCATYSCHSQLVFATFCDGNIGVFDADTLRLRCQIALSAYTSTSVLSGSQAVYPVVVAAHPIEPNQFAVGLTDGSVKVLEPVESEGKWGVSPPLDNGILNVRTTSSSTTSNHTPDQLQR
- the LOC123208865 gene encoding topless-related protein 3-like isoform X1; its protein translation is MSSLSRELVFLILQFLEEEKFKESVHKLEKESGFYFNMKYFDEKVQAGEWDEVEKYLSGFTKVDDNRYSMKIFFEIRKQKYLEALDRQDKAKAVEILVTDLKVFSTFNEELYKEITQLLTLSNFRENEQLSKYGDTKTARSIMLIELKKLIEANPLFRDKLTFPSLKSSRLRTLINQSLNWQHQLCKNPRPNPDIKTLFTDHTCTPPNGPLAPTPVNLPVAAVAKPASYTSLGAHNPFPPTAGPANSSALAGWMANPSAPSSVQASVVTASSIPLAQNQVSVLKHPRTPPTNPGMVDYPEHEQFMKRLRPTPSIEEVTYPTSRQQTWSLDDLPRTVAVTLHQGSTVTSMDFHPTHQTLLLVGSNNGEITLWELAMRDRLVSKPFKIWDMASLPYQASIVKDAQISVSRVAWSPDGNFVGMCHLMRITHFEMPSLYLTGFLAAGAAFTKHLIQLYTYAGSNELRQHLQIDAHVGGVNDLAFAHPNKQLCVVTCGDDKIIKVWDLSGRKLFNFEGHEAPVYSICPHHKENIQFIFSTALDGKIKAWLYDNMGSRVDYDAPGHWCTTMLYSADGSRLFSCGTSKEGDSFLVEWNESEGTIKRTYVGFRKKSTGVVQFDTTQNHFLAVGEDSQIKFWDMDNVNVLASADAEGGLPSLPRLRFSKDGNLLAVTTADNGFKILTNALGHRSLRAVENPPFEALRGPIESAVKVSANSAVSSVSPVNCKVERSSPVRPSPIINGVDPASRSMEKPRSVDDVIDKAKPWQLAEIVDSGQCRLVTLPESTESSCKAVRLLYTNSGGGILALGSNGVQKLWKWPRTEQNPSGKISQVSLCLKATASVVPQHWLPSSGLLMTNDVTVVNLEEAVPCIALSKNDSYVMSATGGKVSLFNMMTFKVMTTFMLPPPASTFLAFHPQDNNIIAIGMDDSTIHIYNVRVDEVKSKLKGHQKRITGLAFSTNLNILVSSGADAQLCVWSIDTWEKRKSIAIQIPSGKAPNGDTRVHFHTDQIRILVVHETQLAIYDASKMERIRQWVPQDMLSAPISCATYSCHSQLVFATFCDGNIGVFDADTLRLRCQIALSAYTSTSVLSGSQAVYPVVVAAHPIEPNQFAVGLTDGSVKVLEPVESEGKWGVSPPLDNGILNVRTTSSSTTSNHTPDQLQR
- the LOC123208865 gene encoding topless-related protein 3-like isoform X4, whose product is MSSLSRELVFLILQFLEEEKFKESVHKLEKESGFYFNMKYFDEKVQAGEWDEVEKYLSGFTKVDDNRYSMKIFFEIRKQKYLEALDRQDKAKAVEILVTDLKVFSTFNEELYKEITQLLTLSNFRENEQLSKYGDTKTARSIMLIELKKLIEANPLFRDKLTFPSLKSSRLRTLINQSLNWQHQLCKNPRPNPDIKTLFTDHTCTPPNGPLAPTPVNLPVAAVAKPASYTSLGAHNPFPPTAGPANSSALAGWMANPSAPSSVQASVVTASSIPLAQNQVSVLKHPRTPPTNPGMVDYPEHEQFMKRLRPTPSIEEVTYPTSRQQTWSLDDLPRTVAVTLHQGSTVTSMDFHPTHQTLLLVGSNNGEITLWELAMRDRLVSKPFKIWDMASLPYQASIVKDAQISVSRVAWSPDGNFVGAAFTKHLIQLYTYAGSNELRQHLQIDAHVGGVNDLAFAHPNKQLCVVTCGDDKIIKVWDLSGRKLFNFEGHEAPVYSICPHHKENIQFIFSTALDGKIKAWLYDNMGSRVDYDAPGHWCTTMLYSADGSRLFSCGTSKEGDSFLVEWNESEGTIKRTYVGFRKKSTGVVQFDTTQNHFLAVGEDSQIKFWDMDNVNVLASADAEGGLPSLPRLRFSKDGNLLAVTTADNGFKILTNALGHRSLRAVENPPFEALRGPIESAVKVSANSAVSSVSPVNCKVERSSPVRPSPIINGVDPASRSMEKPRSVDDVIDKAKPWQLAEIVDSGQCRLVTLPESTESSCKAVRLLYTNSGGGILALGSNGVQKLWKWPRTEQNPSGKATASVVPQHWLPSSGLLMTNDVTVVNLEEAVPCIALSKNDSYVMSATGGKVSLFNMMTFKVMTTFMLPPPASTFLAFHPQDNNIIAIGMDDSTIHIYNVRVDEVKSKLKGHQKRITGLAFSTNLNILVSSGADAQLCVWSIDTWEKRKSIAIQIPSGKAPNGDTRVHFHTDQIRILVVHETQLAIYDASKMERIRQWVPQDMLSAPISCATYSCHSQLVFATFCDGNIGVFDADTLRLRCQIALSAYTSTSVLSGSQAVYPVVVAAHPIEPNQFAVGLTDGSVKVLEPVESEGKWGVSPPLDNGILNVRTTSSSTTSNHTPDQLQR